A genomic stretch from Chitinophagaceae bacterium includes:
- a CDS encoding isocitrate dehydrogenase (NADP(+)), which translates to MAAKIKVANPVVELDGDEMTRIIWKFIKEKLILPYLDLDIKYYDLGVEYRDETNDQVTIDAANAIKEYGVGIKCATITPDEQRVVEFKLKQMWKSPNGTIRNILDGTVFREPIVISNIPRLVTNWTAPIIVGRHAFGDQYRATDTVIKGKGKLTMTFSPEGGGEPQVFEVYNYKGDGVAMTMYNTDESIYGFARSCFNMALSKKWPLYLSTKNTILKKYDGRFKDIFEEVYQNEFKAQYDAAGIVYEHRLIDDMVASALKWNGNFVWACKNYDGDVQSDTVAQGFGSLGLMTSVLITPDGKTMEAEAAHGTVTRHYREHQKGRPTSTNPIASIFAWTRGLAFRGKLDGNQALIDFANKLEAVCIETVETGKMTKDLAICVHGNKVNHGEHYLYTEEFLDAIDENLKAKLG; encoded by the coding sequence ATGGCTGCAAAGATTAAGGTTGCCAACCCTGTTGTTGAACTGGATGGCGATGAGATGACAAGAATCATCTGGAAATTCATTAAAGAAAAACTGATCCTTCCTTACCTCGACCTGGATATTAAGTATTATGATCTTGGTGTTGAATACAGGGATGAAACCAACGATCAGGTAACGATTGATGCAGCCAATGCGATCAAAGAATATGGTGTTGGTATTAAATGTGCAACCATCACTCCCGATGAACAGCGTGTAGTTGAGTTCAAACTGAAACAGATGTGGAAGAGCCCGAACGGAACCATCCGTAATATTTTAGATGGTACTGTTTTCCGTGAGCCAATTGTAATCTCAAACATTCCCCGTTTGGTTACCAACTGGACAGCCCCCATCATTGTTGGCCGTCATGCATTTGGTGATCAGTACCGTGCAACCGACACAGTGATCAAAGGCAAGGGAAAATTAACCATGACCTTTAGTCCTGAAGGCGGCGGTGAACCACAGGTATTTGAAGTGTACAATTACAAAGGTGATGGTGTTGCTATGACCATGTACAATACCGACGAAAGTATTTATGGTTTTGCAAGAAGCTGTTTCAATATGGCACTGAGCAAAAAATGGCCTTTATATCTTTCTACAAAAAATACCATCCTCAAAAAATATGATGGCCGCTTCAAAGATATTTTTGAAGAAGTATACCAGAATGAATTTAAGGCACAGTATGATGCAGCAGGCATTGTGTACGAACACCGTTTGATTGATGACATGGTTGCCAGTGCATTGAAATGGAACGGCAATTTTGTATGGGCCTGTAAAAATTATGATGGCGATGTGCAGAGCGATACAGTTGCACAGGGCTTTGGTTCACTCGGTTTAATGACTTCTGTACTCATTACGCCTGATGGTAAAACCATGGAAGCAGAAGCAGCACACGGAACAGTTACACGTCACTACCGTGAACACCAGAAGGGAAGACCAACATCTACCAATCCCATTGCTTCTATTTTTGCGTGGACAAGAGGTTTGGCTTTTCGTGGTAAGTTAGATGGTAACCAGGCACTGATCGATTTTGCCAATAAGCTGGAAGCTGTTTGCATTGAAACAGTAGAAACAGGAAAGATGACAAAAGATCTGGCGATCTGTGTTCATGGTAACAAAGTAAATCATGGCGAACACTATTTATACACAGAAGAGTTTTTAGATGCCATTGATGAAAATCTGAAAGCAAAGCTGGGTTAA